A portion of the Drosophila innubila isolate TH190305 chromosome 3L unlocalized genomic scaffold, UK_Dinn_1.0 0_D_3L, whole genome shotgun sequence genome contains these proteins:
- the LOC117788106 gene encoding mitochondrial carrier homolog 2 codes for MAALADYSRNEDNEVNGWIRFGMRLGVSAALHPFEYSKTLIQIGYEPIGARPGKSMLGRPVMLLPNIFQYIGHIKRVDGFYGCYRGLAPKLAGSVLSMVVSERVAEKLGLAYQEDKDESELSEEENYVQFKYNLKRDIVLTVSGIVVSHPFHVISLRMMAQFVGRETLYNSILGSIAEIWTSEGILGFFAGLIPKLLCDVACLVLSSSSVFIVNKYFIKDKVARQYNASLTGFAFSSLLYPLQVVSTCSSISGSRLMAGQPPIMPKYSSWVDCWNDLQSRRELKRGSSLFWRTQAVYSSTVPTSFAPLPTLSRYQ; via the exons ATGGCCGCCCTCGCAGATTATTCAAGAAATGAGGACAACGAGGTTAATGGCTGGATTCGGTTTGGAATGCGTCTCGGAGTTAGCGCTGCACTGCATCCATTCGAGTACTCAAAGACGTTGATACAGATTGGATATGAGCCCATTGGCGCGAGACCAGGCAAATCCATGCTTGGCAGACCTGTTATGCTGTTGCCTAACATATTCCAGTACA TCGGTCATATCAAAAGAGTTGATGGCTTCTACGGCTGCTATCGTGgcttggcccccaaattggcTGGCTCCGTTCTGAGCATGGTTGTGAGCGAACGCGTGGCCGAGAAGCTTGGACTGGCTTATCAGGAGGACAAGGATGAGTCCGAGCTAAGCGAGGAGGAGAA CTATGTACAATTCAAGTATAACCTGAAACGCGATATTGTACTGACAGTCAGTGGCATTGTTGTCTCCCATCCGTTCCATGTGATTTCGCTACGCATGATGGCACAATTTGTGGGTCGTGAAACGCTTTATAACTCAATTCTGGGCTCGATTGCCGAAATCTGGACGAGTGAAGGCATTTTGGGTTTCTTTGCCGGCCTGATCCCCAAGCTGCTGTGTGATGTGGCCTGCCTTGTGCTGTCCAGCTCCTCCGTTTTCATtgtcaacaaatatttcatcAAGGACAAGGTTGCCAGGCAATACAATGCGAGCCTTACAGGCTTTGCTTTCTCAAGCCTGCTGTATCCACTTCAGGTGGTTTCCACCTGCTCTTCAATTAGCGGATCTCGCCTGATGGCCGGACAACCACCCATAATGCCCAAGTACTCCAGCTGGGTCGACTGCTGGAATGATTTGCAGTCGCGCAGAGAACTCAAGCGCGGCAGCTCGCTCTTCTGGCG TACGCAAGCAGTCTACTCATCAACAGTCCCGACATCCTTTGCACCACTGCCAACGCTGTCCCGCTACCAATAG